A segment of the Ochotona princeps isolate mOchPri1 chromosome 16, mOchPri1.hap1, whole genome shotgun sequence genome:
GCAGGGAAATCCTCGCTCAGTGACTCAGCTATGCCCAAAGGTGACGCGTCCCACTTGTGCCTCTCAGAAGTTGTTCTTATGTCTTATAGGCCTACAGAAAAAGAGTAAAACTTTACTTAGAACTTCTCTTTTACTAGACTCTTCTAATAACATATAGTAAAACTTGTTCTAGCCCCTTCccgtttcctttctctctttcctgtaaAGATTCggtgtttctgtttctgtcttcttaagacttattttatatgaaagacagagttacagagagggggagaggttGAGAGAAAGGTCTGctaccactggttcattcctcaaatggccacagcagctggggctgagacaGATTGAAACCAAAACCCAGGATTTTCCTTCTGGCCTCCCATTGGGTACAGAGGCCTTAGCCCttgggtcatgctctgctgctttcccagacacattagcaggaagctggatcagaagtggagcaactgggacttgaactgggatcCATAGGGGatattggcactgcaggcaacagcttaactcactatagcACGTCACTGGCTCTGATTTTGTGCAGTGGCCCTGTCGCTAGAATACTCCAGAAGTATTCTTTCCCTGTCAAACATACCTTTGGCCGCTCCTGTTCCAGTATGTCCTCACATCCCTTTGCCAGGCAATCTGCACGCTCCCCTGCCCACCACCTGGGGGCTAGAGTGGTGTGTCCAGAGCCAGCGCTCACTGCCTTCcccatatatcttaaaaaaaaagaaaaaaaaaataggcaactatgtAAACACATTGGTATTAACACAAACTTGGCACTAACCAGGTCCATAATTcccaccagctcctggctgcttttttcccagcagtgttaGCACTTACCTAGGTTCAAAgaaacctaggcagttgcctgtaGCTGgggaatcatttttaaattttagaaacaaaccaaaaatttgATTTGGACTTCAGGGAGTGCTTCTAATTCAGTCACACCCAAATGCCTGGACTGATCAGAGCTTTGCCAAGCctttgaaggcagaagccaggacctcaatCCAGAGCTccaacttgggtggcaggaacccatgtggTAATTTGTGTAGTTACTGCTACCCCTTGggatgcgcattagcaggaaactcgagtctggaggcagagctggaaatTGAACGAGGTACTGtgttgtgggatgtgggcatcttgacAGCGTGAGAATTGCTAGACTGAACAGTGTTTTTCACTgtcctgtgttttgttttcagttctcaTCCTCTGGGATTTCCTTCTGTATTTCCTACTTGAGATTTCTGAGTATAATAGAATTTGTGAGATTCACTAAAGAGATTTGAGTCTCCTTTATCATTTTAATGGTTTCATTTGTTACAGCCCATAATTAAATTTTTCCATACATCTTTCAGATGGAGAGTCTATACATGAGACCCAGGAATTGTCTCTGAAACAGTTTCAATGTGATGACATGTTAAGGGAGGAAACAACAAGCCTTGGATTTGCGTGTTCCACTCATGGAAGAAATCAGAAATGCGAAGGTCCTTCTGAAAGGCAGATGGCAAATCAACAGACATTTAGCAGGCAAGAAATAGTCACTCAGAAAGAAACCCTCCCCAAGGAAATAGTCCATAAATACACCAGAGCTCGGAAGTTTGTCCATATGGACATCATAGAAGAGAGTGTTTATAATCACAAGTCAAACAAAAGAAGCTTTTCTAAAAGCCCCAAAGTACGAAAATACAAGAAAGTATATGCTGGGAAGAACCTTTTTAAATGTACGGAATGTGAGAAAACCTTCACCCACAGCTCATCCGTCACCGTTCACCAGCGAATCCATACTGGCGAAAAGCCATATAAATGCAAGGAATGTGGAAAAGCCTTCAAACAGAGTCATCACCTGGCCCAGCATCGTAGGACGCACACTGGAGAGAAGCTGTTTAAATGTCAGGAATGTGAAAAAGCCTTCAGGCAGCCAGCACACCTTGCTCAGCATCAGAAGATTCACACCGAAGAGAAGCCCTACGCGTGTCAGgaatgtgggaaagccttcagGCACAGTTCAGCTTTTGCTCAGCACCAGAGATGTCACAGTGGCAAGCTTCcctatgaatgcagtgagtgtgggaaagccttcagaTACAACATGCCCCTTATCTCTCACATTCGGCGCTTCCACACCGGGGAGAAACCTTTTGATTGCATTGATTGTGGGAAAGCTTTCAAATGTAACGTGTGTGGAAAATCCTCCCGCAGTGGTTTTTCCATGACTGTGCATCAGAGGattcacacaggagagaaaccctACGATTGTGATGTTTGTGGGAAAGCCTTCAGCCACCGCATGTCACTCATCGGTCATCAGAGAGTACATTCTGGtgagaaaccctatgaatgtaagGTATGTGGGAAAGCCTTTAGGCAGAGTACACACCTGGCCATTCATTTGAGAATTCACACTGGCGAAAAACCCTATGAGTGCAAGGAATGTGGGAAGGCCTTCAGGGACAGTTCTCAGCTGGCTGCGCATCAGAGgattcacactggagagaaaccgTACGAGTGTAAGCAGTGCGGGAAGGCCTTCAGACAGAGGGCGTATCTGGTAAACCATGAGAAGATTCACACAGGAGAGAAGCCTTATGAGTGTGAGCAGTGTGGGAAAGCTTTCAGCCACACTGCTAGTCTCATACGCCACAAGAGAAttcacactggggagaagccctATAAATGTGCTGAATGTGGGAAGGCTTTTGCCGACACATCCACCCGTGCTCAGCACCAAAGACTTCATACTGGTGAGAAGCCCTATATATGTGTTAAGTGTGGAAAGGCGTTCAGAACAAATACACATCTTAATTGTCACCAAAGGTGTCATACTAGAAAGAAACCCTGAATGTAATGGCCATAGCAAAGTGTTTAACCGTCGTCAGTCCTTTACTGACAAACTATGTGAATGTTAGGAACGTCATTAACCACATGGACCCTTGATGGGGAAGATTTTCATATCAGAGCTTAATGTGAAGGATGTGGAGATAGCTTTGGAAGAGTGCTCTCCCATTGCTCATCCTTCGTGAGCTGATGGCGTTGTCCTTTGAGGCATCTGTCCAGCTCCTCCTTGCCACCAAGGCCTGTGGATTATCTGCTGTGTTTCTGGATTCAACCCACTTTAGATTCCCACTGTCCAAAGAGAGTCATTTTACTCCCAGTAACTGTTCACTGCAtcctcctcttttctctttcatctttcacATCAGGAccacaatgatttttaaaaac
Coding sequences within it:
- the LOC118757680 gene encoding zinc finger protein 471 isoform X1, with the protein product MVENYQNLLSVGVCISKPRVISLLEQGREPWKRKSGKRRGSLPDGESIHETQELSLKQFQCDDMLREETTSLGFACSTHGRNQKCEGPSERQMANQQTFSRQEIVTQKETLPKEIVHKYTRARKFVHMDIIEESVYNHKSNKRSFSKSPKVRKYKKVYAGKNLFKCTECEKTFTHSSSVTVHQRIHTGEKPYKCKECGKAFKQSHHLAQHRRTHTGEKLFKCQECEKAFRQPAHLAQHQKIHTEEKPYACQECGKAFRHSSAFAQHQRCHSGKLPYECSECGKAFRYNMPLISHIRRFHTGEKPFDCIDCGKAFKCNVCGKSSRSGFSMTVHQRIHTGEKPYDCDVCGKAFSHRMSLIGHQRVHSGEKPYECKVCGKAFRQSTHLAIHLRIHTGEKPYECKECGKAFRDSSQLAAHQRIHTGEKPYECKQCGKAFRQRAYLVNHEKIHTGEKPYECEQCGKAFSHTASLIRHKRIHTGEKPYKCAECGKAFADTSTRAQHQRLHTGEKPYICVKCGKAFRTNTHLNCHQRCHTRKKP